From the genome of Cedecea lapagei, one region includes:
- a CDS encoding DUF4312 family protein, translated as MKEKFATTVRVSGRGDTKAKAFSDALNHVQGTMLKSTNRILLRIEPQDVQVVQAQVRVRKEAFLFFFLRRERRSYSVELDVSVNVTALNLDEVDFVAQ; from the coding sequence ATGAAAGAGAAATTCGCAACTACGGTGCGGGTCAGCGGGCGCGGCGATACCAAAGCCAAAGCCTTTTCCGATGCTCTGAACCACGTTCAGGGCACGATGCTCAAATCCACCAACCGCATTCTTCTGCGCATTGAGCCACAGGACGTGCAGGTTGTTCAGGCGCAGGTCAGGGTGCGCAAAGAAGCGTTTCTGTTCTTCTTCCTGCGCCGGGAAAGGCGGAGCTACAGCGTGGAGCTGGATGTTTCCGTCAACGTGACGGCTCTTAACCTCGATGAGGTGGATTTCGTCGCGCAATAA
- a CDS encoding SFCGS family glycine-rich protein — protein MEQITVVIGDRLGKGQKVAAGIEKAGGRAVVIPGVAADMKLGDVMKAENATFGISFCGSGGAGAITAQTKHGYKAKYGMRSVDEGVTAINEGNNVLGFGFMDKEELGERLVLAWNKKYGS, from the coding sequence ATGGAACAAATTACCGTAGTCATTGGCGACCGTCTGGGCAAAGGCCAGAAAGTTGCAGCAGGGATCGAAAAAGCGGGCGGCCGCGCCGTGGTTATTCCTGGCGTCGCCGCTGATATGAAGCTGGGCGATGTGATGAAAGCAGAAAACGCCACCTTTGGTATTTCCTTCTGCGGCAGCGGCGGCGCAGGCGCTATCACCGCGCAAACCAAACATGGCTATAAAGCCAAATACGGCATGCGTTCCGTTGATGAAGGCGTGACCGCGATTAACGAAGGCAACAACGTGCTTGGCTTTGGTTTTATGGATAAAGAAGAGCTGGGTGAGCGCCTGGTACTGGCGTGGAACAAGAAGTACGGCAGCTGA
- a CDS encoding glycine dehydrogenase → MVHEAEELTTRIQDFIYALFKSKHITPNAVQEQMLASHVKAMIHRSLTGEPLPEVEESLFEEISAESMEMAQAVVDQFGNLPVEEAWLLSVHFEVAKDNL, encoded by the coding sequence ATGGTTCATGAAGCCGAGGAGTTAACGACGCGTATTCAGGATTTTATTTACGCGCTGTTCAAAAGTAAGCACATCACGCCTAACGCGGTACAGGAACAGATGCTGGCCTCCCACGTGAAGGCGATGATTCATCGCTCTCTCACCGGAGAGCCGTTACCAGAAGTGGAAGAGAGCTTGTTCGAAGAGATCTCCGCGGAGTCGATGGAAATGGCGCAGGCGGTGGTCGATCAGTTCGGGAATCTGCCGGTAGAAGAAGCGTGGTTGCTGTCAGTGCATTTCGAAGTGGCGAAAGACAATCTTTGA